Proteins found in one Lutimonas zeaxanthinifaciens genomic segment:
- a CDS encoding Lrp/AsnC ligand binding domain-containing protein translates to MKEIGVKIDGIDKMILNQLMEDARTPILSIAREVGISGAAIHQRLRKLEASGLISGSKFVINPKVLGYKTLAFVGIFLDSSSKYKEAIKRLNEIDEVIESHYTTGNYAIFVKILCRDNEHLMQVLNHEIQNIKGVARTETFISLDQQIDRQIKI, encoded by the coding sequence ATGAAGGAAATAGGTGTTAAGATAGATGGAATTGACAAGATGATTCTCAATCAACTGATGGAAGATGCCAGAACCCCTATTTTGAGCATTGCTCGAGAGGTTGGAATCTCGGGGGCTGCGATTCATCAGCGGTTGAGAAAACTTGAAGCTTCAGGCCTTATTTCGGGGTCCAAGTTTGTTATAAACCCCAAGGTGCTCGGATATAAAACCCTGGCCTTTGTTGGAATTTTCCTTGATAGTTCCAGTAAATACAAAGAGGCAATCAAAAGGCTGAATGAAATCGATGAGGTCATAGAAAGTCACTATACCACAGGTAATTACGCCATATTTGTTAAAATTCTTTGTCGTGACAACGAACACCTGATGCAGGTTTTGAACCATGAAATTCAGAACATCAAAGGGGTTGCACGAACGGAAACATTTATTTCACTCGATCAACAAATTGACCGTCAGATAAAGATTTAG
- a CDS encoding PID-CTERM protein-sorting domain-containing protein, with product MAKKYLRLILFLVLILSSELVIGQGQSPNHRPPVPPGRDRVPIDGGVVGLLILGAGYAVKKIHDNSKK from the coding sequence ATGGCAAAGAAATACTTAAGATTAATATTATTTTTAGTTCTAATATTATCGTCTGAATTGGTTATTGGTCAGGGACAATCACCAAATCATAGACCGCCTGTTCCACCGGGAAGGGATAGAGTTCCAATTGATGGAGGCGTTGTTGGATTACTTATATTGGGTGCCGGATATGCCGTTAAAAAGATACATGATAACTCTAAAAAGTAA
- a CDS encoding riboflavin synthase has product MFTGIIEALGEVTELVQDQENLHITVKSKLSHELKVDQSLAHNGVCLTVVNLSPESHTVTAIQETIEKSNIGNLKVGSKLNLERAMKMDARLDGHIVQGHVDQTAECTEVLELDGSWLYNFRFKDTYNNITIEKGSITVNGVSLTVVNSKDQEFSVAIIPYTYEHTNFHQITKGTKVNLEFDVIGKYVAKLLGK; this is encoded by the coding sequence ATGTTTACCGGAATAATAGAAGCACTTGGAGAAGTTACTGAACTGGTTCAGGATCAGGAGAATTTACATATTACCGTTAAAAGTAAATTGTCACACGAACTTAAGGTAGATCAAAGTCTTGCTCATAATGGAGTATGTCTTACCGTAGTTAATTTAAGTCCGGAAAGTCATACGGTAACTGCTATCCAGGAAACAATTGAAAAATCAAATATTGGAAATTTGAAGGTAGGTTCCAAACTGAATCTTGAACGGGCCATGAAAATGGATGCCCGTCTTGACGGACATATTGTTCAGGGGCATGTCGATCAGACGGCAGAGTGCACTGAGGTATTGGAATTGGACGGCAGTTGGCTGTATAACTTTCGATTCAAAGACACTTACAACAATATTACTATCGAAAAAGGATCAATAACCGTAAACGGGGTGAGCCTGACAGTTGTAAATTCAAAGGATCAGGAGTTCAGTGTAGCTATAATTCCTTACACTTATGAGCATACCAACTTTCATCAGATCACAAAAGGAACAAAAGTAAATCTTGAGTTTGATGTTATCGGGAAATACGTAGCAAAATTACTTGGGAAATAA
- the rpmF gene encoding 50S ribosomal protein L32: MAHPKRKTSKQRRDKRRTHYKAVTPQIAKDPTTGEAHLYHRAHWHEGKLYYRGQVLIDSQENQA; this comes from the coding sequence ATGGCACATCCTAAAAGAAAGACGTCAAAACAAAGAAGAGACAAAAGAAGAACTCACTATAAAGCAGTGACTCCTCAGATCGCGAAAGATCCTACTACTGGCGAAGCTCATTTATATCATCGTGCCCACTGGCATGAAGGAAAGCTTTACTACAGAGGTCAGGTTTTGATTGATTCACAAGAAAATCAGGCTTAG
- a CDS encoding YceD family protein, which translates to MKKSNDFVLSFFGLKEGKHIFEYKIDKQFFEFFGFDEFLIADFKVTLEFIKKSTLLELYFSSQGKATVACDVTNEPFELPIEGALSLVVKFGEEFNNDNEEVLILPHGEHQLDLSQYIYEMIVLAVPQKKLHPGIEDGTLQSDILKKLEELSPDKNKEIKDTDPRWDDLKKLLIDKKK; encoded by the coding sequence ATGAAAAAGTCAAATGATTTTGTGTTATCGTTTTTTGGTTTAAAAGAAGGAAAGCACATATTTGAATATAAAATTGATAAACAGTTCTTTGAGTTCTTTGGGTTCGATGAGTTTTTGATTGCGGATTTTAAGGTAACACTTGAATTTATTAAAAAAAGCACCCTGCTTGAATTGTATTTTTCATCTCAAGGGAAAGCAACTGTTGCGTGCGACGTGACAAATGAACCGTTCGAACTACCGATTGAAGGGGCGCTGAGTTTAGTAGTTAAATTTGGTGAGGAATTTAATAATGACAATGAAGAAGTATTGATCCTGCCTCACGGAGAGCATCAGTTAGACTTATCTCAATATATTTACGAGATGATCGTACTGGCAGTTCCACAAAAAAAGTTACATCCGGGTATTGAGGACGGTACTTTACAATCGGATATACTAAAGAAACTGGAAGAATTGAGTCCTGATAAGAACAAGGAAATTAAAGATACAGATCCCAGATGGGATGATTTGAAGAAATTACTAATAGATAAAAAGAAGTAG
- the pdxA gene encoding 4-hydroxythreonine-4-phosphate dehydrogenase PdxA: MKKSDKIKVGISVGDLNGIGIEIILKSFEDNRMMDFCTPVIFASSKAVSFHKRALNLNTNIHGIDSLSKIVPQKLNLLNVWKELVDLELGKPSESSGRYALKSLEKATEALKNEEIDILVTAPIDKNNIQSEEFSFKGHTEFLENKLDGEALMILCSGELRVGLITGHVPVSQVSGLISEELITKKVDIMYKSLVQDFNISKPKIAVLGLNPHCGDQGVIGKEDDEIVRPVLEKIQKEGQLVYGPYAADSFFGNETYRSFDGILAMYHDQGLAPFKTLAFGKGVNFTAGLEKIRTSPDHGTAYEIAGKGKADYGSFKEAIFMGIKLFKARKEYNHLVSDKLKIHKDKKKQYSR; this comes from the coding sequence ATGAAAAAATCGGATAAAATTAAAGTAGGGATTTCTGTAGGAGACTTGAATGGAATCGGCATAGAAATCATCTTAAAATCCTTTGAAGATAATAGAATGATGGATTTCTGCACTCCGGTTATTTTTGCCTCATCAAAAGCGGTCAGTTTTCATAAAAGAGCGTTGAATTTAAATACGAATATTCATGGAATAGATTCCTTGTCAAAGATTGTGCCTCAAAAACTAAATCTGTTGAATGTTTGGAAAGAATTAGTTGATCTGGAGCTTGGAAAACCATCAGAATCTTCTGGAAGATATGCCTTGAAATCACTGGAAAAAGCGACGGAGGCATTGAAAAATGAAGAAATCGATATTTTAGTTACTGCGCCAATCGATAAGAACAACATTCAATCTGAAGAGTTTTCGTTTAAAGGGCACACAGAGTTTTTAGAAAATAAACTTGACGGGGAAGCACTTATGATCTTATGTTCCGGAGAATTACGGGTAGGTTTGATTACCGGACATGTACCCGTTAGCCAGGTGTCTGGATTGATATCCGAAGAGTTAATAACCAAAAAGGTGGATATCATGTATAAATCACTGGTTCAGGATTTTAATATTTCAAAACCTAAGATTGCTGTCCTCGGTCTCAACCCGCATTGTGGAGATCAGGGAGTTATTGGCAAAGAGGATGACGAAATCGTCAGGCCTGTTCTGGAAAAAATTCAGAAAGAGGGACAGTTGGTTTATGGACCCTATGCAGCTGATAGTTTCTTTGGAAATGAAACCTATAGATCATTTGACGGAATTTTAGCCATGTATCACGATCAGGGACTCGCCCCGTTTAAGACGCTTGCCTTTGGTAAAGGAGTTAATTTTACGGCAGGGCTGGAGAAAATCAGGACTTCTCCGGACCATGGTACTGCGTATGAAATAGCCGGAAAAGGGAAAGCAGATTATGGGTCTTTTAAGGAAGCTATCTTTATGGGAATCAAATTGTTCAAAGCAAGAAAGGAATACAATCACCTTGTTTCGGATAAATTAAAAATTCATAAAGACAAGAAAAAACAATATTCTAGATAA
- a CDS encoding MotA/TolQ/ExbB proton channel family protein, protein MKKVFTILAMTGLMFLSSVQDIYAQTEPVAEKTFHQVLKQRFIEGGPFFMGIVLVTLILGLAIAIERIIYLNMATTNTEKLVNSVEEAMGTGGVEAAKELCRNTKGPVASIFYQGLDRMDEGVDAAEKAVVAYGGVQMGLLEKNVSWLSLFIALAPMLGFMGTVIGMISAFDSIEAAGDISPAVVAGGIKVALLTTVFGLVVAIILQIFYNYIISKIDGIVNNMEDASIKLVDLLIRNK, encoded by the coding sequence ATGAAAAAAGTATTTACTATCCTTGCAATGACAGGATTGATGTTCTTGAGCTCAGTACAAGACATTTACGCACAAACAGAACCAGTTGCTGAAAAAACTTTTCATCAAGTTTTGAAACAGCGTTTTATTGAAGGTGGTCCTTTCTTTATGGGGATTGTATTAGTAACTTTGATTTTAGGTTTAGCTATAGCCATTGAAAGAATTATTTATTTGAACATGGCTACAACCAATACCGAAAAATTGGTTAACAGTGTTGAAGAAGCTATGGGTACTGGTGGTGTAGAAGCTGCTAAGGAATTATGTAGAAATACAAAAGGACCTGTTGCCTCAATTTTTTATCAAGGTTTAGACAGAATGGACGAAGGCGTTGATGCTGCTGAAAAAGCGGTTGTTGCTTATGGTGGTGTGCAGATGGGACTACTTGAGAAAAATGTTTCTTGGTTGTCTTTATTTATCGCTCTTGCTCCGATGCTTGGTTTCATGGGAACGGTAATTGGTATGATTTCTGCATTTGACTCTATTGAAGCTGCGGGTGATATTTCTCCAGCGGTAGTTGCAGGTGGTATTAAAGTGGCACTTTTAACGACTGTATTTGGTCTTGTAGTAGCGATTATTCTTCAAATCTTTTACAATTACATCATTTCAAAAATTGATGGTATTGTTAATAATATGGAAGATGCTTCTATTAAGTTAGTCGATCTTTTGATCAGAAATAAATAA
- the accB gene encoding acetyl-CoA carboxylase biotin carboxyl carrier protein, translating into MELKEIQNLIKFVAKSGANEVKLEMGDVKITIKTGGDKNETTTFYQQAAPVQIPVPVQTETPAAPPAADAAPPAEKASEDTSKYIEIKSPIIGTLYRKPSPDKPVFVKVGDTIEAGDTVCIIEAMKLFNEVESEVSGKIVKVLVEDSSPVEFDQPLFLIDPS; encoded by the coding sequence ATGGAATTAAAAGAAATTCAAAATCTGATCAAATTCGTTGCCAAGTCTGGTGCCAATGAGGTAAAACTGGAAATGGGAGACGTCAAGATCACAATTAAAACTGGTGGTGATAAAAATGAAACGACAACGTTTTACCAGCAAGCAGCACCGGTACAGATCCCGGTCCCCGTTCAGACTGAGACTCCTGCAGCACCGCCTGCAGCAGATGCTGCTCCTCCAGCTGAAAAAGCTTCAGAGGACACATCAAAATACATTGAAATCAAATCGCCTATCATAGGAACCTTATATAGAAAACCATCACCGGATAAACCAGTATTTGTAAAGGTTGGAGATACTATTGAAGCTGGGGATACGGTTTGTATTATCGAAGCCATGAAGCTATTCAATGAGGTTGAATCTGAGGTTTCAGGAAAAATCGTTAAGGTTCTCGTTGAAGATTCTTCTCCGGTAGAATTCGATCAACCTTTGTTCCTGATCGATCCTTCGTAA
- a CDS encoding polyprenyl synthetase family protein — translation MKIEEYRTAFLTYLKRDISAKEPRNLYNPINYIMTLGGKRMRPVLVLIGCHLFSDEFEKAMEAAMSVEMFHNFTLIHDDIMDSAGLRRGKETVHKKWNLNTGILSGDALMIMSNQRLEAYEGPIFKSLITLYNKTALEVCEGQQLDIDFEGKTDVKLEEYIKMISFKTAVLVGAALKMGSIIGQADHKDQQRVYDFGLNLGIAFQLQDDFLDTYGGEDFGKRIGGDILEGKKTFLYIKALEASNEDDKNKLLSLYEPASDQRNKIKDVKSIFNKYNVDKMLLEKIEAYTKAALSDIDGLSIALEKKKLLKEFALNLMKRTT, via the coding sequence TTGAAAATAGAGGAATACAGAACGGCTTTTCTAACCTATTTGAAGCGGGATATCAGTGCCAAAGAACCACGGAATTTATACAATCCGATAAACTATATTATGACCCTGGGAGGAAAGCGCATGAGGCCTGTCTTGGTCTTAATAGGTTGTCATTTGTTTTCAGATGAATTTGAAAAGGCAATGGAAGCTGCCATGTCAGTTGAAATGTTTCATAATTTTACTTTGATCCATGATGATATTATGGATAGTGCAGGTCTTAGAAGAGGTAAAGAAACCGTACATAAAAAGTGGAACCTGAATACAGGAATACTGTCAGGTGACGCCCTGATGATTATGTCTAATCAAAGGCTTGAAGCTTATGAAGGCCCCATATTTAAATCCTTGATAACACTTTACAATAAAACAGCACTTGAAGTCTGTGAAGGCCAGCAACTGGATATTGATTTTGAGGGAAAAACGGATGTGAAGCTTGAAGAATACATAAAGATGATCAGTTTTAAAACAGCAGTATTGGTCGGGGCTGCGTTGAAAATGGGTTCTATTATTGGACAAGCGGACCACAAGGATCAGCAAAGGGTTTATGATTTTGGATTAAATCTCGGGATTGCCTTTCAGTTACAGGATGATTTTCTCGATACTTACGGAGGCGAAGATTTTGGTAAACGTATAGGTGGAGATATTCTTGAAGGCAAAAAGACTTTTCTGTACATAAAGGCCTTGGAAGCATCAAATGAGGATGATAAAAATAAATTACTCTCCTTATATGAACCAGCATCTGACCAGAGGAATAAAATAAAAGATGTAAAATCCATCTTTAATAAGTACAATGTGGATAAGATGCTGCTCGAAAAAATCGAAGCATATACAAAAGCAGCTTTAAGTGATATAGATGGTTTGTCCATCGCATTGGAAAAGAAAAAATTGTTAAAGGAATTTGCCTTGAACCTAATGAAACGTACCACCTGA
- the accC gene encoding acetyl-CoA carboxylase biotin carboxylase subunit: MFKKILIANRGEIALRIIRTCREMGISSVAVYSTADAESLHVRFADEAVCIGPPQSADSYLKISNIIAAAEITNADAIHPGYGFLSENARFSKICEEHGIKFIGATEEMINLMGDKASAKETMKKAGVPTIPGSDGIMSSFSVAKKTAEKVGYPVMLKATAGGGGKGMRAVWSPDNLQDAWDSARQEAKAAFGNDGMYMEKLIEEPRHIEIQIVGDSRGRACHLSERDCSIQRRHQKLTEETPSPFMTDELREKMGEAAVKASEYIKYEGAGTIEFLVDKHRNFYFMEMNTRIQVEHPITEQVIANFDLIREQIKVAAGVPIIGINYIPTQHAIECRINAEDPFNDFRPSPGVISIFHAPGGHGVRLDTHVYAGYTIPPNYDSMIAKLIVTAQTREEAISKMKRALDEFVIEGIKTTIPFHRQLMDDPDYVSGNYTTAFMDEFVIQGES; encoded by the coding sequence ATGTTTAAAAAAATATTAATTGCGAATAGAGGTGAAATAGCACTTCGTATTATTCGTACCTGTCGCGAGATGGGAATTAGCTCTGTAGCTGTTTATTCAACGGCCGATGCGGAGAGCCTGCATGTCCGATTTGCTGATGAGGCAGTTTGTATAGGCCCTCCTCAAAGCGCGGATTCATATCTGAAAATATCCAATATTATAGCCGCAGCCGAGATAACCAATGCAGATGCGATACATCCTGGTTATGGGTTTTTATCTGAAAATGCCAGATTTTCAAAAATTTGCGAAGAACACGGAATCAAATTTATCGGTGCAACAGAAGAAATGATAAATCTGATGGGAGATAAAGCTTCTGCCAAAGAAACGATGAAAAAGGCCGGAGTTCCAACGATTCCCGGTTCAGACGGAATTATGTCCTCATTTTCTGTTGCGAAGAAAACAGCTGAAAAAGTGGGTTACCCCGTTATGTTGAAGGCAACAGCCGGAGGAGGAGGAAAAGGAATGAGAGCCGTATGGTCACCGGATAATTTACAAGATGCGTGGGACTCTGCAAGACAAGAGGCAAAAGCAGCTTTTGGAAACGACGGAATGTATATGGAAAAGCTTATTGAAGAGCCAAGGCATATAGAAATTCAGATCGTAGGAGATTCAAGAGGAAGAGCATGCCACCTATCTGAAAGAGATTGTTCTATTCAGAGAAGGCACCAGAAACTTACTGAAGAAACCCCTTCCCCTTTTATGACGGATGAACTGCGGGAAAAAATGGGAGAAGCTGCAGTGAAAGCATCAGAATATATTAAATACGAGGGTGCAGGAACAATAGAATTTCTCGTGGATAAGCACAGAAATTTCTATTTCATGGAAATGAACACCAGGATTCAGGTAGAACATCCTATAACCGAGCAGGTAATTGCAAATTTTGATCTGATTCGAGAGCAGATAAAGGTTGCAGCGGGGGTGCCTATAATCGGAATTAATTATATTCCAACTCAGCACGCCATCGAATGCAGGATAAATGCAGAGGATCCATTTAATGATTTCAGGCCTTCTCCTGGAGTAATTAGTATTTTCCATGCACCGGGAGGTCATGGAGTTCGATTGGATACACATGTTTATGCTGGATATACGATTCCGCCAAATTACGATTCAATGATTGCCAAGCTTATCGTAACGGCACAAACCAGAGAAGAAGCTATTAGCAAAATGAAAAGGGCTCTGGACGAGTTTGTAATTGAAGGGATTAAAACAACAATTCCGTTCCACAGACAATTGATGGATGATCCTGACTACGTATCTGGAAATTACACTACGGCGTTTATGGATGAATTTGTGATTCAGGGTGAGTCTTAA
- a CDS encoding zinc metallopeptidase produces MSGSFLLIIVIGLLGMLVQGRLKSKFKKYSNLRLRNGMSGREIAEKMLADNGIYDVQVISTPGRLTDHYNPQNKTVNLSEAVYSERNAAAAAVAAHECGHAVQHAKSYAWLQLRSKLVPAVGISSKLASFLLIGGIFTVEVFPQLLLLGILLFASTVVFTIVTLPVEYDASNRALAWLEDKQIVTNEEHDASKDALKWAARTYVVAALSSIATLLYYVNIYNSRS; encoded by the coding sequence ATGAGTGGTTCTTTTTTATTGATTATTGTCATTGGGCTCTTGGGAATGCTTGTTCAGGGAAGACTGAAAAGCAAGTTTAAAAAGTATTCCAACCTCAGATTACGGAATGGGATGAGCGGAAGAGAAATAGCAGAAAAGATGTTGGCAGATAATGGTATTTACGATGTTCAGGTCATATCTACTCCGGGCAGGCTGACAGATCATTATAATCCTCAGAATAAAACCGTTAATTTAAGTGAAGCTGTTTATTCCGAGCGAAATGCAGCCGCTGCGGCTGTTGCGGCGCATGAGTGCGGACATGCTGTACAACATGCAAAAAGTTATGCCTGGCTTCAGTTGCGTTCAAAACTGGTACCTGCCGTTGGAATCTCCTCGAAATTAGCTTCATTTTTGTTGATCGGAGGTATTTTCACCGTTGAGGTTTTTCCTCAGTTGCTTTTATTAGGGATATTGCTATTCGCTTCCACCGTGGTTTTTACAATAGTTACACTTCCTGTGGAATATGACGCAAGTAACAGGGCACTGGCCTGGCTTGAAGACAAACAGATAGTTACAAACGAGGAGCATGATGCTTCTAAGGATGCTCTAAAATGGGCAGCAAGAACCTATGTTGTGGCTGCGTTGAGTTCGATTGCCACCTTGCTTTACTACGTCAACATTTACAACAGCAGAAGCTAA
- a CDS encoding alpha-ketoglutarate decarboxylase, which produces MLQRLYFSIFFSISFLVASGQEKKVIENNADYQFQSEKNQTTQTQTQTQTRTKKTYQYQPSWSFGGNIGLSFWNNGTDILIAPKAYYNVSPQFLAGFGLTYIYSSQEDDFAKYSQNSFGPSVMGAFRPVPFLQLSAEYEGLQTNGDSTIKFGDREKNSYSYWNNALYLGASFVSRNVSFGVRYDVLYDSTRSVYSSAWSPVIGFYF; this is translated from the coding sequence ATGCTTCAACGTTTATATTTCTCAATTTTTTTTTCAATAAGTTTTCTGGTCGCCAGCGGTCAGGAAAAAAAAGTTATTGAAAATAATGCTGATTATCAGTTTCAATCTGAAAAGAATCAAACGACGCAAACCCAAACACAGACACAGACACGGACAAAAAAAACTTATCAATACCAACCCTCATGGAGCTTTGGTGGAAATATAGGTCTTTCCTTCTGGAATAATGGAACGGATATTTTAATCGCTCCAAAAGCTTATTACAATGTTTCTCCTCAATTTTTAGCCGGCTTTGGACTTACGTATATCTATTCGAGTCAGGAAGATGATTTCGCCAAATACAGTCAGAACTCCTTCGGGCCAAGTGTCATGGGGGCATTCCGGCCGGTCCCGTTTTTACAATTATCAGCAGAATACGAAGGGCTTCAAACCAATGGCGACAGCACAATAAAATTTGGTGATCGCGAGAAAAACAGTTACTCTTATTGGAATAACGCCCTTTACCTTGGAGCGTCTTTTGTTTCCAGGAATGTATCCTTCGGAGTAAGGTATGACGTACTGTACGACTCAACAAGAAGCGTATATAGTTCAGCCTGGTCACCAGTTATCGGATTTTACTTCTAA
- a CDS encoding beta-ketoacyl-ACP synthase III, which yields MTKVRAAITAVGKYLPDYILTNKELETMVETNDEWITTRTGIKERRILKDEGKGTSYLAIKSAEDLISKSNLDPKEIELVILCTATPDMQAASTGAYVASEIGAVNAFSFDLESACSSFLYGMSVAAGYIESGRYKKILLIGADKNSSMIDYTDRATCIIFGDGAGAVLIEPTTDGNGLQDELLRTDGSGREFLKVPAGGSVLPATEETVKNRLHFARQDGQTVFKNAVFNMADVSEKIVERNNLKYEDIDWLAAHQANKRIVEATARRIKLDPSKVMLNIKNYGNTTSATLPLLLADYESQLKKGDNVIFAAFGGGFSWGSIYFKWCYNS from the coding sequence ATGACTAAAGTTAGAGCTGCGATTACCGCCGTAGGGAAATACCTTCCTGATTATATTCTCACAAATAAGGAGTTAGAAACCATGGTGGAGACCAATGATGAATGGATCACTACCAGAACAGGGATTAAGGAAAGAAGAATTTTGAAAGACGAAGGGAAAGGAACTTCCTATCTCGCCATTAAGTCAGCCGAAGACCTTATTTCAAAATCCAATCTTGACCCAAAGGAGATAGAACTTGTTATCTTATGTACAGCAACTCCGGATATGCAGGCTGCATCAACCGGAGCCTATGTAGCTTCCGAGATCGGTGCGGTGAATGCCTTTTCTTTCGATCTGGAATCTGCTTGTTCAAGTTTTCTTTACGGAATGTCCGTAGCTGCCGGTTATATTGAATCCGGAAGGTACAAGAAAATTTTGTTGATAGGTGCAGACAAAAATTCATCCATGATTGACTATACAGACAGAGCAACCTGTATCATTTTTGGAGACGGGGCAGGTGCTGTTTTAATCGAACCAACCACAGATGGAAATGGTTTACAGGATGAATTGTTGAGGACAGATGGTTCGGGTAGGGAATTCTTAAAAGTTCCGGCAGGGGGTTCTGTTTTACCGGCAACCGAAGAAACGGTCAAGAACAGATTACATTTTGCAAGGCAGGATGGTCAGACAGTGTTCAAAAATGCCGTATTTAACATGGCGGACGTGTCAGAGAAAATCGTTGAAAGAAATAATCTTAAATATGAAGACATTGACTGGCTTGCGGCTCATCAGGCAAACAAAAGAATTGTTGAAGCCACTGCGAGAAGAATCAAACTTGATCCTTCAAAAGTAATGCTCAACATTAAAAATTACGGAAATACTACTTCAGCTACCTTACCATTGCTTTTAGCTGATTATGAGAGCCAACTTAAAAAAGGGGATAATGTGATATTTGCTGCCTTTGGAGGCGGATTTTCATGGGGGTCTATTTATTTTAAGTGGTGTTATAATTCATAA
- a CDS encoding asparaginase — MEKRVPQILIIYTGGTIGMVKDYKTNALKPFDFENLKTKIPELNLLECSLKTTAFEQPIDSSDMSPDYWITIAEIIELNYKDTDGFVVLTGTDTMSYTASAMSFILENLRKPVIFTGSQLPIGDLRTDAKENLITAIQVASAFENGEPVVQEVGLYFEYKLYRANRTTKVSAEQFEAFQSPNYPNLGESGVHLLFNRQFLKRSKSELPLKIQKNLDANVVILKLFPGIQRGLVEYILNFPDLHGVVLETYGAGNAPTDSWFFEILIKTIQRGIPIVNVTQCISGGVFMGLYETSTRMKSIGVINGKNITTESAVAKLKLMLGLKIPSTEFKQKFETQIRGEMS, encoded by the coding sequence ATGGAGAAAAGGGTGCCACAGATACTGATCATTTACACCGGGGGAACCATCGGTATGGTTAAAGATTATAAGACCAATGCGTTAAAACCCTTTGATTTTGAAAACCTGAAAACCAAGATACCTGAACTTAATTTACTCGAATGTAGCCTGAAAACAACGGCTTTTGAGCAGCCTATTGATTCTTCGGACATGTCTCCTGACTATTGGATCACAATTGCCGAGATTATTGAATTAAACTATAAAGACACGGATGGATTTGTAGTACTGACCGGTACTGACACCATGTCATATACTGCCTCTGCTATGAGTTTTATCCTGGAAAATTTAAGAAAACCGGTAATCTTTACAGGCTCTCAGCTTCCAATCGGAGATTTAAGAACGGATGCAAAAGAAAACTTAATCACGGCTATACAAGTGGCTTCAGCTTTTGAAAATGGTGAACCGGTGGTGCAAGAGGTGGGACTATATTTTGAGTACAAACTCTACAGGGCAAACCGGACCACAAAAGTCAGTGCAGAACAATTTGAAGCTTTTCAGTCTCCCAACTACCCCAACCTGGGAGAAAGCGGGGTTCATTTACTTTTTAATCGGCAGTTTCTAAAAAGAAGTAAAAGCGAGCTTCCGCTCAAGATTCAAAAAAACCTTGATGCCAATGTGGTTATTTTAAAATTATTTCCGGGTATTCAAAGAGGTTTGGTGGAGTATATTTTAAACTTTCCGGATCTTCATGGCGTAGTTTTGGAAACCTATGGGGCAGGAAATGCACCTACTGACTCCTGGTTTTTCGAAATTCTAATTAAGACCATTCAAAGAGGAATACCGATTGTGAACGTCACGCAGTGTATCAGTGGAGGGGTATTCATGGGGCTCTATGAAACCAGCACCAGAATGAAAAGTATTGGGGTAATTAATGGGAAAAACATCACGACCGAATCTGCTGTAGCCAAATTGAAATTAATGTTAGGCCTTAAGATTCCCTCAACCGAATTCAAACAAAAATTTGAGACTCAAATAAGAGGCGAAATGAGTTAG